A genomic stretch from Haloarchaeobius amylolyticus includes:
- a CDS encoding type II glyceraldehyde-3-phosphate dehydrogenase: MIQVAINGYGTIGKRVADAVAAQPDMEVLGVAKTRPNFEAETAVQKGYPLYAAIEDRLDQFDEAGIEVAGTVDELVAAADIVVDACPSGIGADNKTLYEEYDTPALFQGGEDADVGDVSFNARANYEMAADADYVRVVSCNTTGLSRLVAPLQEEYGIEKVRATLVRRGGDPGQTGRGPINDILPNPVTLPSHHGPDVNTIFPDLNIDTLGLKVPATLMHTHSINVELESTPDAEDVRELLESQSRTFVVPDNMDIDGAGKLKEYAMDQGRPRADIWENCIWGASVTMEGNDLYLFQAIHQESDVVPENVDAIRAVLGTESAAESIETTNEAMGMGL; encoded by the coding sequence ATGATACAGGTGGCCATCAACGGCTACGGTACCATCGGCAAGCGCGTGGCTGACGCCGTCGCAGCCCAGCCCGACATGGAAGTCCTCGGCGTCGCGAAGACCCGCCCCAACTTCGAGGCCGAGACCGCGGTCCAGAAGGGCTACCCGCTCTACGCCGCCATCGAGGACCGCCTCGACCAGTTCGACGAGGCCGGCATCGAGGTCGCCGGGACCGTCGACGAACTCGTCGCGGCCGCCGACATCGTGGTCGACGCCTGCCCGTCGGGCATCGGCGCCGACAACAAGACGCTCTACGAGGAGTACGACACCCCGGCGCTGTTCCAGGGCGGCGAGGACGCCGACGTGGGCGACGTGAGCTTCAACGCTCGCGCGAACTACGAGATGGCCGCCGACGCCGACTACGTCCGCGTCGTCTCCTGCAACACGACCGGGCTCTCCCGGCTCGTCGCGCCCCTGCAGGAGGAGTACGGCATCGAGAAGGTCCGCGCCACGCTGGTCCGCCGCGGCGGCGACCCCGGCCAGACCGGCCGCGGCCCCATCAACGACATCCTGCCGAACCCGGTCACCCTGCCGAGCCACCACGGCCCCGACGTCAACACCATCTTCCCCGACCTGAACATCGACACGCTCGGGCTGAAGGTCCCCGCCACCCTGATGCACACCCACAGCATCAACGTCGAACTCGAGTCCACCCCCGACGCCGAGGACGTCCGCGAGCTGCTCGAATCGCAGTCGCGTACCTTCGTGGTCCCCGACAACATGGACATCGACGGCGCCGGCAAGCTCAAGGAGTACGCCATGGACCAGGGCCGCCCCCGCGCCGACATCTGGGAGAACTGCATCTGGGGCGCCTCCGTGACGATGGAGGGCAACGACCTCTACCTGTTCCAGGCCATCCACCAGGAGTCCGACGTGGTCCCCGAGAACGTCGACGCCATCCGCGCCGTCCTCGGGACCGAATCCGCCGCAGAGAGCATCGAGACGACCAACGAGGCCATGGGCATGGGCCTCTGA
- a CDS encoding Hsp20/alpha crystallin family protein — translation MRRDDRDEPFDDFFKEIERMMNEMMGDRSMDMHFEGDAGFGADTHVDIHETDEEIRVIADLPGVEKDNIKLECDGEALTIGAESDHRQYHERVELPTRVDEHTATATYNNGVLEVVFDRMDSSADIDLT, via the coding sequence ATGCGTCGTGACGACCGTGACGAGCCGTTCGACGACTTCTTCAAGGAGATCGAACGGATGATGAACGAGATGATGGGCGATCGGTCGATGGACATGCACTTCGAAGGCGACGCTGGCTTCGGGGCAGACACGCACGTCGACATCCACGAGACCGACGAAGAGATCCGCGTCATCGCGGACCTGCCAGGCGTAGAGAAAGACAACATCAAGCTCGAGTGCGACGGTGAGGCGCTCACCATCGGGGCCGAGAGCGACCACCGACAGTACCACGAGCGCGTCGAGCTTCCCACGCGTGTCGACGAACACACCGCGACGGCAACCTACAACAACGGGGTCCTCGAGGTCGTCTTCGACCGGATGGACAGCTCCGCCGACATCGACCTCACGTAG
- a CDS encoding ATP-grasp domain-containing protein, producing MVDLAVVTRAETFERMRAPLAERGVSVEHVQVDERTLPLAPADAPFSPDDFDAGFVYPSRLMEGDVADALLDVPWVNGRDAILTSRNKAGVLARLGQAGIPVPDSVVVSNPVDEADLADAFAHFDPPVVLKPNSTTRGVGVAKVRDLDSFLGVTDYLNLVHDYRATGDRSFLVQEYVPDARDYRVMVLDGEYVGAVERRLPDADREAGRWKHNVHRGATATPVDLDPEYRRLAERVADELDITFLGVDLLVDEESGRVLVNETNARPTIDDAAKYEPGFYDRLAAVIRRTAETG from the coding sequence ATGGTCGACCTCGCAGTCGTCACCCGTGCCGAGACGTTCGAGCGCATGCGCGCGCCACTCGCCGAGCGCGGCGTGTCGGTCGAACACGTCCAGGTCGACGAACGAACGCTCCCGCTCGCGCCCGCCGACGCCCCCTTCTCGCCCGACGACTTCGACGCCGGCTTCGTCTACCCCAGTCGGCTCATGGAGGGCGACGTGGCCGACGCGCTGCTCGACGTGCCGTGGGTGAACGGCAGGGACGCCATCCTCACGTCCCGGAACAAGGCGGGCGTGCTCGCCCGTCTCGGCCAGGCGGGCATCCCCGTCCCAGACTCGGTCGTGGTGTCGAACCCGGTCGACGAGGCCGACCTCGCCGACGCCTTCGCGCACTTCGACCCGCCGGTCGTCCTCAAGCCGAACTCCACGACCCGCGGGGTCGGCGTCGCGAAGGTCCGCGACCTCGACTCCTTCCTCGGCGTCACCGACTACCTCAACCTCGTCCACGACTACCGCGCGACCGGCGACCGGTCGTTCCTGGTGCAGGAGTACGTCCCCGACGCGCGCGACTACCGGGTGATGGTGCTCGACGGGGAGTACGTCGGCGCGGTCGAGCGCCGACTGCCCGACGCGGACCGCGAGGCCGGGCGCTGGAAGCACAACGTCCACCGCGGCGCGACCGCGACCCCGGTCGACCTCGACCCCGAGTACCGGCGCCTCGCCGAGCGAGTGGCCGACGAACTCGATATCACCTTCCTCGGCGTGGACCTGCTGGTCGACGAGGAGAGTGGGAGAGTACTGGTCAACGAGACGAACGCGCGGCCGACCATCGACGACGCGGCCAAGTACGAGCCGGGGTTCTACGACCGGCTCGCGGCGGTGATACGGCGAACCGCAGAAACAGGGTGA
- a CDS encoding aminopeptidase, whose protein sequence is MTDLQEPAETAIRQCLAVQPDESCVIVTDDTRQPIGEALYDAAAAVTDDVTIARYPPGDQHGEEPPAPVAAAMAASDVFLAPTTKSISHTRARGDACEAGARGSTLPGITEEVFTTGLDADYENIAAECEAMLEQVADADEVRVTTELGTDITFEIGDRDWRSDTGMVHEPGDFSNLPAGEVFVSPENANGTYVVDGTIDPHGLLGENETVTIEVEDGFVTATDSDELDAMLETAAEEVGQDAYNLAELGIGTNVAVTELVGSVLLDEKAGGTVHIAFGDDAGIGGDVSAPIHQDGIIREPTVYADGEEVELPGGVE, encoded by the coding sequence ATGACAGACCTCCAGGAGCCGGCGGAGACGGCCATCCGCCAGTGTCTCGCCGTCCAGCCAGACGAGTCCTGCGTCATCGTCACCGACGACACGCGCCAGCCCATCGGGGAGGCGCTGTACGACGCGGCCGCCGCCGTGACCGACGACGTGACCATCGCGCGCTACCCGCCGGGCGACCAGCACGGCGAGGAGCCGCCCGCGCCCGTCGCGGCCGCCATGGCAGCCAGCGACGTGTTCCTCGCGCCGACGACCAAGAGCATCAGCCACACCCGCGCTCGCGGCGACGCCTGCGAGGCGGGTGCACGCGGGTCGACGCTCCCGGGCATCACCGAGGAGGTGTTCACGACCGGCCTCGACGCCGACTACGAGAACATCGCCGCCGAGTGCGAGGCGATGCTCGAGCAGGTCGCCGACGCCGACGAGGTCCGCGTCACGACCGAGCTGGGCACCGACATCACGTTCGAGATCGGCGACCGCGACTGGCGCTCGGACACCGGGATGGTCCACGAGCCCGGCGACTTCTCGAACCTCCCCGCCGGCGAGGTGTTCGTCTCGCCCGAGAACGCCAACGGGACCTACGTCGTCGACGGCACCATCGACCCCCACGGCCTTCTTGGGGAGAACGAGACCGTGACCATCGAGGTCGAAGACGGGTTCGTGACGGCGACCGATTCGGACGAACTCGATGCGATGCTGGAGACCGCGGCCGAGGAAGTGGGGCAGGACGCCTACAATCTCGCCGAACTCGGCATCGGGACGAACGTCGCCGTGACGGAACTCGTGGGCTCGGTCCTGCTGGACGAGAAGGCCGGCGGCACCGTCCACATCGCCTTCGGGGACGACGCCGGCATCGGCGGCGACGTGAGCGCCCCCATCCACCAGGACGGCATCATCCGCGAGCCGACCGTGTATGCGGACGGGGAGGAAGTGGAACTGCCCGGCGGCGTGGAGTAG
- a CDS encoding HVO_0476 family zinc finger protein, whose protein sequence is MTEVAERVAVPCPSCATGETVHEVLKERGDMYTVRCTECSHVHKEKIEEEETVNVKVVVSQDGESFTARVDAPAEETVAVGEEFILDTEEAIMTVRITDLEVGKEQRTDEALAKDVDTFWTRAVGNVGVNVTIHPRDGRNKETRAEKVHVPGDYEFTVGETEVFGESEFTIKGIAVRQDAEGYDFDHVDHDGDTVVAKDAKRVYAWDEETTAWSAW, encoded by the coding sequence ATGACCGAGGTCGCAGAACGTGTCGCCGTTCCCTGCCCATCGTGTGCGACGGGTGAGACCGTCCACGAGGTGCTCAAGGAGCGCGGCGACATGTACACGGTACGCTGTACGGAGTGCAGTCACGTCCACAAGGAGAAGATCGAGGAGGAGGAGACGGTGAACGTCAAGGTCGTCGTCAGCCAGGACGGCGAGTCCTTCACGGCCCGGGTCGACGCACCCGCCGAGGAGACCGTCGCGGTCGGCGAGGAGTTCATCCTCGACACCGAGGAGGCAATCATGACGGTGCGCATCACCGACCTCGAGGTCGGCAAGGAACAGCGCACCGACGAGGCACTCGCGAAGGACGTCGATACGTTCTGGACCCGCGCGGTCGGGAACGTCGGCGTGAACGTCACCATCCACCCGCGCGACGGGCGGAACAAGGAGACGCGCGCGGAGAAGGTCCACGTCCCCGGCGACTACGAGTTCACCGTGGGCGAGACCGAGGTGTTCGGCGAGAGCGAGTTCACCATCAAGGGCATCGCGGTCCGCCAGGACGCCGAGGGCTACGACTTCGACCACGTCGACCACGACGGGGACACGGTCGTCGCCAAGGACGCAAAGCGCGTCTACGCCTGGGACGAGGAGACGACCGCCTGGTCCGCCTGGTAA
- a CDS encoding protein-L-isoaspartate O-methyltransferase family protein: MEHAVLRDDMVDSLEHDAKGVVSTEAVGLALREVPRHEFVADERTAYTDQAHDHDGTTVLAPSLVARLFEALEVEDDDSVLIVGAGVGYTAAVAAEIAGARHVHAVDITRHVVYDARTNLASAGYEDVFVDCRDGARGLPEYAPFDKILVEAAAVDPPRALLNQLADDGRLVMPRGVGEQHIAAVEDGEEVDSYGPVVFAPLLVEGEQAGAIERNRTAREDRERAAQAVQRGWEYDWIEWD; this comes from the coding sequence ATGGAGCACGCGGTGCTACGTGACGACATGGTCGACAGCCTCGAACACGACGCGAAGGGCGTCGTGTCGACAGAGGCGGTCGGCCTGGCCCTGCGGGAGGTCCCCCGTCACGAGTTCGTCGCGGACGAGCGCACCGCCTACACCGACCAGGCGCACGACCACGACGGGACCACGGTCCTCGCGCCGAGTCTGGTCGCCCGGCTGTTCGAGGCGCTCGAGGTCGAGGACGACGATTCGGTCCTCATCGTCGGCGCCGGCGTGGGCTACACCGCCGCCGTCGCCGCCGAGATCGCCGGCGCCAGGCACGTCCACGCGGTCGACATCACCCGACACGTCGTCTACGATGCCCGGACGAACCTCGCCTCGGCCGGCTACGAGGACGTGTTCGTCGACTGCCGGGACGGCGCGCGCGGGCTGCCGGAGTACGCGCCCTTCGACAAGATACTCGTCGAGGCGGCCGCCGTGGACCCGCCCCGGGCCCTCCTCAACCAGCTGGCCGACGACGGCCGGCTGGTGATGCCCCGTGGTGTCGGCGAGCAACACATCGCCGCGGTCGAGGACGGCGAGGAGGTCGACAGCTACGGCCCGGTCGTCTTCGCGCCCCTGCTGGTCGAGGGCGAGCAGGCGGGCGCCATCGAGCGCAACCGGACCGCGCGGGAGGACCGCGAGCGCGCGGCCCAGGCGGTCCAGCGCGGCTGGGAGTACGACTGGATCGAGTGGGACTGA
- a CDS encoding ATP-binding protein, with protein MVVIGRDADETGETVDLGHFRAADGSHGARVALDCEFPHAGLVVGKRGYGKSYTLGVVAEGLARARGVAPVVVDPLGVFTTLASGTVPATVVSEPRVSPGTLPPRAWCGLLGLAPDSAAGAVLWQVASGAETLAAMRRELEDLECSAVARRTVRNHLALAESWDVFAPAGLDAAALATGEVTVLDLAGAPTTAMNAVVRAVATALYEARVVGSVARLPWLLCDEAHVFFDGVAAPALRTLLTRGRQPGVSLLAATQRPGALPDVAVSQADLLVAHRLTDRGDLAALDRARPAYAAESLTAGLPTRPGDVTVVDDTAEAVHAVRVRERDTPHGGASPRAGAVETRRRGAGNLK; from the coding sequence ATGGTCGTCATCGGACGGGACGCAGACGAGACGGGCGAGACGGTCGACCTCGGGCACTTCCGGGCCGCCGACGGGAGCCACGGCGCCCGGGTCGCCCTCGACTGCGAGTTCCCCCACGCGGGGCTGGTCGTCGGGAAGCGCGGGTACGGGAAGTCCTACACGCTCGGGGTCGTCGCCGAGGGGCTGGCGCGGGCACGCGGGGTCGCGCCCGTGGTCGTGGACCCACTTGGCGTGTTCACGACCCTGGCGTCGGGTACGGTGCCGGCGACGGTCGTCTCCGAGCCGCGGGTGTCCCCGGGGACCCTGCCACCTCGGGCGTGGTGTGGCCTGCTCGGGCTCGCCCCCGATTCGGCCGCCGGCGCGGTCCTCTGGCAGGTGGCGTCGGGTGCCGAGACGCTGGCAGCGATGCGCCGAGAACTCGAGGACCTGGAGTGCTCGGCGGTCGCGCGCCGGACCGTCCGGAACCACCTCGCGCTCGCGGAGTCGTGGGACGTGTTCGCGCCAGCGGGGCTCGACGCCGCCGCCCTCGCGACCGGCGAGGTGACGGTCCTCGACCTCGCCGGGGCGCCCACGACTGCGATGAACGCGGTGGTCCGGGCGGTCGCGACGGCGCTGTACGAGGCGCGCGTCGTGGGGTCGGTCGCCCGGCTCCCGTGGCTGCTCTGTGACGAGGCCCACGTCTTCTTCGACGGGGTGGCCGCCCCGGCGCTCCGGACCCTGCTCACCCGGGGGCGACAGCCGGGGGTGAGCCTGCTGGCCGCCACACAGCGACCGGGCGCGCTCCCGGACGTGGCCGTCTCGCAGGCGGACCTGCTGGTCGCCCATCGGCTGACCGACCGGGGCGACCTGGCCGCGCTCGACCGCGCCCGGCCCGCGTACGCCGCGGAGTCGCTCACTGCCGGCCTGCCGACCCGGCCGGGCGACGTGACGGTCGTCGACGACACGGCCGAGGCGGTCCACGCGGTTCGCGTCCGCGAGCGCGACACGCCACACGGGGGTGCGAGCCCACGGGCCGGGGCGGTCGAGACGCGTCGCCGCGGTGCCGGGAATCTCAAATGA
- a CDS encoding protein-L-isoaspartate(D-aspartate) O-methyltransferase — protein MSTDFEAARESLVSRLASRQRIERESTLEAMGAVPRHEFVPERHRQEAYADRPLPIGDGATISAPHMVAMMVDELALEPGDRVLEVGTGCGYHAAVTAEVVGAANVFSVEYSEQLAAQARERLDRLGYGDISIRTGDGREGWPEHAPYDAAYLTCAAAEFPTAVVEQVRPGGRLLAPIGTGSQRLVGATRRADGSLETQDLGGVRFVRMQG, from the coding sequence ATGTCCACCGATTTCGAGGCCGCCCGCGAGTCGCTGGTCTCCCGGCTGGCCAGCCGCCAGCGCATCGAACGCGAGTCGACGCTCGAGGCGATGGGGGCCGTCCCGCGCCACGAGTTCGTCCCGGAGCGCCACCGGCAGGAGGCGTACGCGGACCGGCCGCTGCCCATCGGTGACGGTGCGACCATCAGCGCGCCGCACATGGTCGCGATGATGGTCGACGAGCTCGCCCTGGAACCCGGGGACCGGGTGCTTGAGGTCGGCACAGGCTGTGGCTACCACGCCGCCGTGACTGCCGAGGTAGTCGGCGCGGCGAACGTCTTCTCGGTGGAGTACAGCGAGCAGCTGGCGGCGCAGGCCCGCGAGCGTCTCGACCGGCTGGGCTACGGGGACATCTCCATCCGGACCGGTGACGGGCGCGAGGGCTGGCCCGAGCACGCGCCATACGACGCGGCGTACCTGACCTGCGCGGCGGCCGAGTTCCCGACAGCCGTGGTCGAGCAGGTCCGCCCCGGCGGGCGGCTGCTCGCCCCCATCGGGACAGGGAGCCAGCGCCTCGTCGGGGCAACCCGGCGCGCCGACGGCTCGCTGGAGACGCAGGACCTCGGCGGGGTCCGCTTCGTCAGGATGCAAGGTTGA
- a CDS encoding ABC transporter substrate-binding protein: MSDEKSLQRRTFLKATGGAAAAVTLAGCSTQDDTGTDDTQNTDGTDSTDTDGTDKPPAKSDKTFKITNATMSTMDPIKATDTASGRVIQQVFDALMNYPDARIEVEPLLAKDYEVSEDFLTYTFDLKEGAKFHNGETVTAQDFVYSFERLAASDNSRRGYFILDSMGVKHETKTITTDDGEEKEVYKPGTIAVEAVDDTTLEIELASPFHSTLEMLAYTAFAALPEGILGDIQGYDGEMSHSKFATENPVGAGPFQFDNWETNTQVSVTRFEDYHGTTATIGGVHWQIITDPDALYNYGQNKNSDLPSIPTSKYDPSLVSIENTDDVGRKTGTYGPMRNGETADYLSVPTINTYYIGLNAKNVKGPARKAIAYAMNQKEGVEQVFKGRGKAAYHFTPPSIYPGGVSAYDEHAKNNYPYGYNTTDLESARQVMEDAGYGPNNKYEVTFTTYQSDTWQGLGKILRDKLSSAHVNMKLEEAPFSTLLNRGRKGNLAAFSLGWIMDWPAPDNFWGQMAPPEITDTTGGAAGAYVDWDDAQGDGTSQAKNAWETIQNNQAPTGQKAKKREQAYVTLEEANWQDMVLLPAYHAVSERFAYDWVDVNKYGAGGDSRQKLHKVRIGNRG, encoded by the coding sequence ATGTCAGATGAAAAGTCCCTCCAGCGCCGGACGTTCCTGAAAGCGACCGGCGGCGCCGCGGCTGCCGTGACACTCGCCGGCTGTTCGACCCAGGACGACACCGGGACGGACGACACGCAGAACACCGACGGTACCGACAGCACAGACACCGACGGCACCGACAAACCACCCGCGAAGTCGGACAAGACGTTCAAGATAACCAACGCGACGATGAGCACGATGGACCCGATCAAGGCCACGGACACGGCCTCCGGTCGGGTCATCCAGCAGGTCTTCGACGCCCTGATGAACTACCCGGACGCCCGCATCGAGGTCGAGCCGCTCCTCGCGAAGGACTACGAGGTGTCCGAGGACTTCCTGACGTACACGTTCGATCTGAAGGAGGGCGCGAAGTTCCACAACGGCGAGACCGTCACCGCCCAGGACTTCGTCTACTCGTTCGAACGACTCGCGGCGTCGGACAACTCCCGCCGCGGCTACTTCATCCTCGACTCGATGGGGGTGAAACACGAGACGAAGACCATCACGACCGACGACGGCGAGGAGAAGGAGGTGTACAAGCCCGGGACCATCGCCGTGGAGGCGGTCGACGACACCACCCTCGAGATCGAGCTCGCGAGCCCGTTCCACTCCACGCTCGAGATGCTCGCCTACACCGCCTTCGCGGCCCTCCCCGAGGGCATCCTCGGCGACATCCAGGGTTACGACGGCGAGATGAGCCACTCGAAGTTCGCGACGGAGAACCCCGTCGGCGCGGGCCCGTTCCAGTTCGACAACTGGGAGACCAACACCCAGGTCTCGGTCACGCGCTTCGAGGACTACCACGGGACCACCGCGACCATCGGCGGCGTCCACTGGCAGATCATCACCGACCCCGACGCGCTGTACAACTACGGCCAGAACAAGAACTCCGACCTGCCCTCGATTCCGACGTCGAAGTACGACCCGAGCCTCGTCAGCATCGAGAACACCGACGACGTCGGGCGAAAGACCGGGACCTACGGCCCGATGCGGAACGGTGAGACGGCCGACTACCTGTCGGTCCCCACCATCAACACGTACTACATCGGCCTGAACGCCAAGAACGTGAAGGGTCCCGCCCGGAAGGCCATCGCCTACGCGATGAACCAGAAGGAGGGCGTCGAGCAGGTGTTCAAGGGCCGCGGCAAGGCGGCCTACCACTTCACGCCGCCCAGCATCTACCCCGGCGGCGTCTCCGCGTACGACGAGCACGCGAAGAACAACTACCCGTACGGCTACAACACGACCGACCTCGAGTCCGCACGCCAGGTCATGGAGGACGCCGGCTACGGCCCGAACAACAAGTACGAGGTCACGTTCACGACCTACCAGTCCGACACGTGGCAGGGCCTGGGCAAGATCCTCCGCGACAAGCTCAGCAGTGCACACGTCAACATGAAGCTCGAGGAGGCGCCGTTCTCGACGCTCCTCAACCGCGGTCGGAAGGGGAACCTCGCGGCGTTCTCGCTCGGGTGGATCATGGACTGGCCCGCCCCGGACAACTTCTGGGGCCAGATGGCGCCCCCGGAGATCACGGACACCACCGGCGGCGCGGCCGGCGCGTACGTCGACTGGGACGACGCCCAGGGCGACGGGACCAGTCAGGCGAAGAACGCGTGGGAGACCATCCAGAACAACCAGGCACCGACCGGCCAGAAGGCCAAGAAGCGCGAGCAGGCCTACGTCACGCTCGAGGAGGCCAACTGGCAGGACATGGTCCTGCTGCCGGCCTACCACGCGGTCTCCGAGCGCTTCGCGTACGACTGGGTCGACGTCAACAAGTACGGCGCTGGCGGCGACTCGCGCCAGAAACTCCACAAGGTCCGCATCGGCAACCGAGGATAG
- a CDS encoding DUF7382 domain-containing protein, which translates to MTRDRPRPDRSQRERPRLDRLRDDTRAIEGLPVRLVIALVVGVASLSVMMNMISGIGALTVTEVDAQPDPDVVTPGEQSVTITVVDTDGDPVAGATVVVKGETAKLDGIRTAKTGSEGQATLDIAPTLGPNQAEGTLEIDIKPPAGSEYADQRANTVILVIEE; encoded by the coding sequence ATGACACGCGACCGGCCCCGACCCGACCGCAGCCAACGCGAGCGTCCCCGACTCGACCGCCTCCGCGACGACACCCGCGCCATCGAGGGCCTCCCCGTCCGACTCGTCATCGCGCTCGTGGTCGGCGTCGCCAGCCTCTCCGTGATGATGAACATGATCTCCGGCATCGGCGCTCTCACCGTCACCGAGGTCGACGCCCAGCCGGACCCCGACGTGGTCACGCCTGGCGAGCAGTCCGTGACCATCACCGTCGTCGACACGGACGGCGACCCCGTCGCCGGCGCGACCGTCGTCGTCAAGGGCGAGACCGCGAAACTGGACGGGATACGCACCGCGAAGACAGGGTCCGAGGGACAGGCGACCCTCGACATCGCGCCGACGCTCGGCCCGAATCAGGCAGAGGGCACGCTCGAGATAGACATCAAACCCCCAGCAGGAAGCGAGTACGCCGACCAGCGCGCGAACACGGTCATCCTCGTCATCGAGGAGTAG